The following proteins are encoded in a genomic region of Mycolicibacterium confluentis:
- a CDS encoding DEAD/DEAH box helicase: MTIADPDQPGVSNEDSTSTPEVSSAPPSDNADSPESPTSADPDQPGVSNEDSTSTSTPEVSSAPPSGNADSPESPTFADPDQPGVSNEDSTSTSTPEVSSAPPSGNADSPESLTFADLKIHPAVLEAISEVGYESPSAIQAATIPALLAGSDVVGLAQTGTGKTAAFAIPILSRIDVTKKSTQALVLAPTRELALQVAEAFSRYGSRMPQVTVLPIYGGSSYTVQLSGLRRGAQVVVGTPGRVIDHLERGTLDLSGLDYLVLDEADEMLQMGFAEDVERILADTPEYKQVALFSATMPSAIRKITTKYLHDPVEVTVKAKTATAENISQRYIQVSGHRKMDALTRILEVEDFEAMIVFVRTKQATEEVAEKLRARGFSAAAINGDIAQNQRERTIKALKDGNLDILVATDVAARGLDVERISHVLNYDIPHDTESYVHRIGRTGRAGRSGAAVLFVSPRERHLLKAIEKATRSKLVEVELPTVEDVNAQRVAKFRDSITKALESPGFELFRRLIEDYERENNVPLADIAAALALQTRNGEEFLMSEPPPDKRRRDDRDRPDRPARPDKPMRRDGGFATYRIDVGKRHKVMPGAIVGALANEGGLHRSDFGHISIKMDHSLVELPPQLSRETLKALEKTRIQGMLINLRPDDGTGSRDGGSFNKRDGGFKKRDGDFKKSGKKPYQKAYKPRKEQ, translated from the coding sequence ATGACCATCGCCGACCCGGATCAGCCCGGGGTATCCAACGAGGACTCCACCTCCACTCCCGAGGTGTCCTCTGCACCGCCGTCCGACAATGCCGATTCGCCCGAATCGCCCACCTCCGCCGACCCGGATCAGCCCGGGGTATCCAACGAGGACTCCACCTCCACCTCCACTCCAGAGGTGTCCTCGGCGCCGCCGTCCGGCAATGCCGATTCGCCCGAATCGCCCACCTTCGCCGACCCGGATCAGCCCGGGGTATCCAACGAGGACTCCACCTCCACCTCCACTCCAGAGGTGTCCTCGGCGCCGCCGTCCGGCAATGCCGATTCGCCCGAATCGCTCACCTTCGCCGACCTGAAGATCCACCCCGCCGTGCTCGAGGCCATCTCCGAGGTGGGGTACGAGTCGCCGTCGGCCATCCAGGCCGCGACCATCCCAGCTCTGCTGGCGGGTTCCGACGTGGTCGGGTTGGCACAGACGGGCACCGGTAAGACCGCCGCATTCGCCATCCCGATCCTGTCCAGGATCGACGTCACCAAGAAGAGCACGCAGGCTCTGGTGCTCGCACCCACCCGCGAGCTGGCGCTGCAGGTGGCCGAGGCGTTCAGCCGCTACGGCTCGCGGATGCCGCAGGTCACGGTGCTGCCGATCTACGGAGGCTCGTCGTACACGGTCCAGCTGTCGGGTCTGCGCCGCGGTGCGCAGGTCGTGGTGGGCACCCCAGGTCGCGTCATCGACCACCTCGAACGCGGCACCCTTGACCTGTCGGGCCTGGACTACCTGGTGCTCGACGAGGCCGACGAGATGCTGCAGATGGGCTTCGCCGAGGACGTCGAGCGGATCCTGGCCGACACCCCCGAGTACAAGCAGGTGGCGCTCTTCTCGGCCACCATGCCGTCGGCCATCCGCAAGATCACCACCAAGTACCTGCACGACCCCGTCGAGGTCACCGTCAAGGCCAAGACCGCGACGGCCGAGAACATCTCGCAGCGCTACATCCAGGTCTCCGGGCATCGCAAGATGGACGCCCTGACCCGCATCCTCGAAGTCGAAGACTTCGAGGCGATGATCGTCTTCGTCAGGACCAAGCAGGCCACCGAGGAGGTCGCCGAGAAACTCCGTGCGCGCGGGTTCTCCGCCGCGGCCATCAACGGCGACATCGCGCAGAATCAGCGTGAGCGCACCATCAAGGCGCTCAAGGACGGCAACCTCGACATCCTGGTCGCCACCGATGTCGCGGCGCGCGGACTCGACGTCGAGCGCATCTCGCACGTGCTGAACTACGACATCCCGCACGACACCGAGTCCTACGTGCACCGGATCGGGCGCACGGGACGTGCTGGACGGTCCGGGGCCGCGGTCCTGTTCGTCTCGCCGCGCGAACGGCACCTGCTCAAGGCCATCGAGAAGGCCACCCGATCGAAGCTGGTCGAGGTCGAACTCCCCACGGTCGAGGACGTCAACGCCCAGCGCGTGGCGAAGTTCCGTGACTCCATCACCAAAGCGCTGGAGTCGCCGGGCTTCGAGCTGTTCCGCAGGCTCATCGAGGACTACGAGCGCGAGAACAACGTGCCGTTGGCCGACATCGCCGCCGCGCTGGCCCTGCAGACCCGCAACGGCGAAGAGTTCCTGATGTCGGAACCGCCGCCGGACAAGCGGCGCCGCGACGACCGTGACCGTCCGGACCGGCCGGCGCGACCGGACAAGCCCATGCGCCGTGACGGCGGATTCGCGACCTACCGCATCGACGTCGGCAAGCGGCACAAGGTGATGCCCGGCGCCATCGTGGGAGCGCTCGCCAACGAGGGCGGCCTGCACCGCAGTGATTTCGGGCACATCAGCATCAAGATGGACCACTCCCTGGTCGAGCTTCCCCCGCAGTTGTCCCGGGAGACCCTCAAGGCGCTGGAGAAGACCCGCATCCAGGGCATGCTCATCAATCTGCGGCCGGATGACGGAACGGGATCGCGTGACGGCGGCTCGTTCAACAAGCGCGACGGCGGTTTCAAGAAGCGCGACGGTGACTTCAAGAAGTCGGGTAAGAAGCCCTATCAGAAGGCGTATAAGCCTCGAAAAGAGCAATGA
- a CDS encoding LppP/LprE family lipoprotein encodes MFAVRRSAVASAAGAAALCALTACGSGDSTVAKTPEPSAPAPVSTTAAAPPTLTTTPEPGPADPCAVNLAAPAIAKAVSELPRDPRSKQPWNTEPLAGNYNECAPLSAVIVEANTNAANPSTRAVLFHLGKYIPTGVPDTFGFNAIDTTQSTGDTVALKYAGSIEGLGGVVRFRWNGNGVELIGNAPPG; translated from the coding sequence GTGTTCGCTGTACGTCGATCGGCCGTCGCGTCCGCAGCGGGAGCCGCTGCGCTGTGCGCACTCACCGCGTGCGGGTCCGGCGACTCGACCGTCGCCAAGACTCCCGAGCCCTCGGCGCCCGCTCCGGTGAGCACGACGGCGGCCGCGCCGCCTACCCTGACCACCACTCCTGAGCCTGGTCCGGCCGATCCGTGCGCGGTCAATCTCGCGGCACCGGCGATCGCCAAGGCGGTGTCGGAGTTGCCCCGCGACCCCCGCAGTAAGCAGCCGTGGAACACCGAACCCCTCGCGGGCAATTACAACGAGTGCGCTCCGCTGTCGGCGGTGATCGTCGAGGCCAACACCAACGCCGCGAACCCGAGCACTCGGGCGGTGCTGTTCCACCTCGGCAAATACATCCCCACCGGCGTGCCCGACACCTTCGGTTTCAATGCCATCGACACCACCCAGAGCACCGGCGACACCGTCGCACTCAAATACGCGGGCAGCATTGAGGGCCTGGGCGGTGTGGTGAGGTTCCGCTGGAACGGCAACGGCGTCGAGCTGATCGGCAACGCGCCGCCCGGCTGA
- a CDS encoding multidrug effflux MFS transporter — translation MASAQVAPSRLRIIVVLGALIALGPLTIDMYLPALPSIADELGVGSSVVQLTLTGTLAGLALGQLVVGPLSDSLGRRRPLMAGIVLHMVASVICLFAPNIGVLGIARGLQGMGAAAAAVVAVAVVGDLYTDSAAAKVMSRLMLVLGVAPVLAPSLGAVVLLQASWHWIFGALVVMAGGLLLTAALALPETLPAEHRRPLRVRSIATTYRRLLRDLRFMTLVLVGALSMAGLFAYIAGAAFVLQGHYGLDQQMFAVVFGAGAIALIGATQFNVVLLNRFSPQRIVTGALMVAVVAALVFTVLTVARVGGVYGFLIPAWTVLAAMGFVLPNAPALALSRHHEAAGTAAALLGAAQFGLGAVVAPLVGVLGNDERALAVVMLASAAVALVLLMAVRPSHSAEVELDLAAEAA, via the coding sequence ATGGCTTCAGCGCAGGTGGCTCCCAGCCGACTCCGGATCATCGTGGTGCTGGGAGCGCTGATCGCGCTGGGCCCGCTCACCATCGACATGTACCTGCCCGCCCTGCCGAGCATCGCCGACGAATTGGGTGTGGGCTCGTCGGTGGTGCAGTTGACGCTGACCGGCACGTTGGCCGGTCTGGCGCTCGGACAACTGGTCGTCGGGCCGCTGTCGGATTCACTGGGACGGCGCAGGCCGTTGATGGCCGGCATCGTCCTGCACATGGTGGCGTCGGTGATCTGCCTGTTCGCCCCGAACATCGGGGTCCTCGGCATCGCGCGTGGTCTGCAGGGCATGGGTGCGGCTGCGGCCGCCGTCGTCGCCGTGGCTGTGGTCGGAGACCTCTACACCGATTCGGCGGCCGCCAAGGTGATGTCCCGGCTGATGCTCGTGCTGGGGGTGGCGCCCGTGCTGGCACCGTCGCTGGGTGCGGTGGTGCTGCTGCAGGCGTCGTGGCACTGGATCTTCGGCGCCCTGGTGGTCATGGCCGGGGGGCTGCTGCTGACGGCGGCCCTCGCGCTGCCTGAGACGCTGCCCGCCGAGCACCGCAGACCACTGCGCGTCCGAAGCATCGCCACCACCTATCGGCGTCTGCTGCGCGATCTGCGATTCATGACGCTGGTGCTGGTCGGCGCGTTGAGCATGGCCGGCCTGTTCGCCTACATCGCGGGAGCGGCGTTCGTCCTGCAGGGGCACTACGGCCTGGATCAGCAGATGTTCGCGGTGGTGTTCGGCGCGGGCGCAATCGCCCTGATCGGCGCGACCCAGTTCAATGTGGTGCTGCTCAACAGGTTCTCGCCGCAGCGCATCGTCACGGGTGCACTGATGGTCGCCGTGGTGGCGGCGCTGGTGTTCACGGTGCTGACGGTCGCGCGTGTCGGCGGGGTGTACGGCTTCCTGATTCCGGCGTGGACGGTGCTGGCCGCGATGGGGTTCGTGCTGCCCAACGCGCCTGCGCTGGCGCTGTCCCGCCACCACGAGGCGGCCGGCACGGCCGCGGCACTGCTGGGGGCCGCGCAGTTCGGGCTCGGTGCGGTGGTGGCGCCGCTGGTCGGTGTGCTCGGCAACGACGAACGTGCGCTCGCCGTGGTGATGCTCGCCAGTGCCGCCGTCGCGTTGGTGTTGCTGATGGCGGTTCGGCCGTCGCACTCTGCCGAGGTCGAACTCGATTTGGCGGCCGAAGCGGCCTGA
- a CDS encoding acyltransferase family protein, with translation MTQSLYRGEQGGLESVSHPTRRTASLTGVRAVAAILVVLTHAAYTTGRYTEDYLGLIYSRMEIGVPIFFALSGFLLFRPWVRAAATGGPAPSVRRYAWHRVRRIMPAYVVTVLVAYLIYHFRTAGPNPGHTWMGLFRNLTLTQLYTDNYVYSYLHQGLTQMWSLAVEVSFYVVLPGLAYLLLVLLCRRAWRPRLLLGGLAVLALMTPAWFWLVHTVDWLPDGARLWLPGYLLWFVGGMALAVLQSMGVGCYGFVAVPLAVICYLIASTPIAGEPTTSPTGTLEAVMKSVFYGVIAVLVIAPPGLGDQRGWYNRFLASRPMVWLGEISYEIFLVHLVLMEIAMVEILHKPVYTGSMAGLFVATMALTLPAAWLLHRFTRVRGD, from the coding sequence ATGACCCAGTCGCTTTACCGCGGTGAGCAGGGTGGTCTGGAATCCGTTTCCCACCCCACCAGGCGGACCGCCTCGCTGACCGGCGTTCGGGCCGTCGCCGCAATCCTGGTGGTCCTCACTCATGCCGCGTACACGACGGGGCGATACACCGAGGACTACCTGGGCCTGATCTACTCGCGCATGGAGATCGGCGTGCCGATCTTCTTCGCGCTGTCGGGTTTTCTGCTGTTCCGGCCCTGGGTGCGCGCGGCGGCCACGGGCGGCCCGGCGCCGTCGGTGCGCCGGTACGCGTGGCATCGCGTGCGGCGCATCATGCCGGCCTATGTCGTCACGGTGCTGGTGGCCTACCTGATCTACCACTTCCGGACGGCGGGACCGAACCCCGGCCACACGTGGATGGGGTTGTTCCGCAACCTCACCCTGACCCAGCTGTACACCGACAACTACGTGTATTCGTATCTGCACCAAGGGCTTACGCAGATGTGGAGCCTGGCCGTGGAGGTGTCCTTCTACGTCGTGCTCCCGGGCCTGGCCTATCTGCTGCTCGTGCTGCTGTGCCGGCGGGCGTGGCGACCGAGACTGCTGCTGGGCGGTCTGGCGGTGCTGGCACTGATGACCCCGGCCTGGTTCTGGCTCGTGCACACCGTGGACTGGCTGCCCGACGGCGCCCGGTTGTGGCTGCCGGGGTATCTGCTGTGGTTCGTGGGCGGCATGGCGCTGGCGGTGCTCCAGTCGATGGGTGTCGGGTGCTACGGGTTCGTCGCCGTGCCCCTGGCCGTGATCTGCTACCTGATCGCCTCGACGCCGATCGCCGGTGAGCCGACGACCTCGCCCACCGGGACTCTGGAGGCGGTCATGAAGTCGGTGTTCTACGGCGTGATCGCGGTGTTGGTCATCGCACCGCCCGGGTTGGGGGATCAGCGCGGTTGGTACAACCGCTTCCTCGCGAGTCGGCCCATGGTCTGGCTGGGCGAGATCTCCTACGAGATCTTCCTGGTGCATCTGGTGCTGATGGAGATCGCGATGGTCGAGATCCTGCACAAGCCCGTCTACACCGGGTCGATGGCGGGACTGTTCGTCGCCACGATGGCGCTGACGCTGCCCGCAGCCTGGCTGCTGCACCGGTTCACGCGGGTCCGCGGCGACTGA
- a CDS encoding TM0106 family RecB-like putative nuclease, translating into MFVADDPAGPSVIYSASDLAAAAGCEYALLSRFDAKLGRGEPRESVEDEMLVRTAELGTAHEQRVLTDLIATHGSGERGVVQIPSAAYSEAALRRAANATAQAFAARPAVIYQAAVFHGRFAGFADFLIRDGDDSDDAAVYRVVDTKLARRAKVTALLQIAGYADALAAAGIAVAPRAQLVLGNRDVVEYPIADLIPVFRRQRDKLQTLLDEHLASGAPVSWRDPSVGACMRCEFCLPHVVEDDDLLLVAGMRVTQRAALIDAGIDSVAALATSTAPVPDLAASTLTGLRTQARLQVAQREAGTPQFEIADAEALGALPAKSRGDLFFDFEGDPLWTEDGVTWGLEYMWGVLDVRENFRPLWAEDRPSERKAFLDFLAMVRTRRARYPDMHIYHYAAYERSTLLRLAARYGVGEDEVDDLLRSDVLVDLFPIVRNSLRVGAPSYSLKALEPLYMGAELRTGEVTNAASSITQYAHYRTLLDAGRADEAAAVLKEITDYNLYDCRSTRRLRDWLLLRAFESGVTHLTRSGEGGETVPPLDDVAEVLLGYAGDGFSAPRTPEQSAAALLESARGYYQRERKPYWWAHFHRLSHPVDEWDASGVFLIEEAEVVEDWHLPPRARKPRRHVRLKGVLEGGQLDGRPQILYDRPAPAGLDDEHPDRRASWNAEVLDVTAVEGVPVEVLICELQPESGPHDHLPMALTPARPIRTGKIEDSIAALAAEAAETLSADPPALPRCAVVDLLCRRPPTTLSGAAQLPRLDSDVDSITAAVLDLDRSYLAVHGPPGTGKTFTAARVIATLVNTHRWKIGVVAQSHAVVAHLLDEVVAAGVDASQVAKKAGRDGLNGRFTTISDSGYADFLDTDIGCVLGGTAWDFANDSRVPTGALDLLAIDEAGQFSLGNTIAVARATRSLLLLGDPQQLGQVSTGSHPEPVDESALGWLMTGHDVLPAEFGYFLARSHRMHPAVCRAVSALSYENRLLPHPSAERRGIEGRAPGVHTLVVEHHGNTTSSVEEAAAITAAITDLLGAPWTTETGTRPLGATDVLVVAPYNAQVLTLQAHLAAAGLDEVLVGTVDKLQGRQAPAVFVSMTASALDDVPRGMPFLLNRNRLNVAISRAQCLTVIVRSPALTDHLPTTPDGLVDLGAFLAVSPG; encoded by the coding sequence GTGTTCGTCGCCGACGACCCAGCAGGCCCTTCGGTCATCTACAGCGCCTCCGACCTCGCCGCGGCGGCCGGTTGTGAGTACGCGCTGCTGAGTCGCTTCGACGCGAAGCTCGGACGCGGTGAGCCGCGTGAGTCCGTCGAGGACGAGATGCTGGTCCGCACCGCAGAACTCGGCACCGCGCATGAGCAGCGGGTGCTCACCGACCTGATCGCCACGCACGGCAGCGGCGAGCGGGGTGTGGTGCAGATCCCGTCGGCCGCGTACTCGGAGGCCGCGCTGCGCCGCGCGGCGAACGCCACCGCACAGGCCTTCGCGGCCCGCCCCGCAGTCATCTACCAGGCGGCGGTCTTCCATGGCCGGTTCGCGGGCTTCGCCGACTTCCTGATCCGGGACGGCGACGATTCGGATGACGCCGCGGTCTACCGCGTCGTCGACACCAAACTCGCGCGACGTGCCAAGGTCACCGCGCTGCTGCAGATCGCCGGGTACGCGGACGCCCTGGCGGCGGCCGGCATCGCGGTGGCGCCGCGGGCGCAGTTGGTGCTGGGCAACCGCGACGTCGTGGAGTACCCCATCGCCGATCTGATCCCGGTGTTCCGGCGGCAGCGCGACAAGCTGCAGACCCTGCTCGACGAGCACCTGGCCTCCGGCGCGCCGGTGTCGTGGCGGGATCCGTCCGTCGGGGCCTGCATGCGCTGTGAGTTCTGCCTGCCCCACGTGGTGGAGGACGACGACCTGCTCCTGGTCGCCGGCATGCGGGTGACGCAGCGCGCGGCGCTGATCGACGCCGGCATCGACTCGGTGGCGGCGTTGGCCACCTCGACGGCACCCGTCCCCGACCTCGCGGCCTCGACGCTGACAGGCCTGCGCACCCAGGCGCGGCTTCAGGTGGCCCAACGTGAGGCCGGCACACCGCAGTTCGAGATCGCCGATGCCGAGGCGCTGGGAGCGCTGCCGGCCAAGAGTCGCGGCGATCTGTTCTTCGACTTCGAGGGCGACCCGCTGTGGACCGAGGACGGCGTCACCTGGGGGCTGGAGTACATGTGGGGCGTGCTCGACGTCCGGGAGAACTTCCGGCCGCTGTGGGCCGAGGACCGACCGTCGGAACGCAAGGCGTTTCTGGACTTCCTGGCCATGGTGCGCACTCGGCGCGCCCGTTACCCGGACATGCACATCTACCACTACGCGGCCTACGAGCGGTCGACGCTGCTGCGCCTGGCGGCGCGCTACGGCGTCGGCGAGGACGAGGTGGACGATCTTCTGCGGTCCGACGTGCTGGTGGACCTGTTCCCGATCGTGCGCAACAGCCTGCGCGTGGGCGCACCGTCGTATTCGCTCAAGGCGTTGGAACCGCTGTACATGGGCGCCGAACTGCGCACCGGCGAGGTGACCAACGCCGCATCCTCGATCACGCAGTACGCGCACTACCGCACGCTGCTGGACGCGGGCCGTGCCGACGAGGCCGCCGCGGTCCTCAAGGAGATCACCGACTACAACCTCTACGACTGTCGATCCACCCGACGACTGCGGGACTGGCTGCTGCTGCGCGCCTTCGAGTCGGGTGTCACCCACCTGACCCGCTCGGGTGAGGGCGGTGAAACCGTCCCGCCCCTCGACGACGTCGCCGAGGTTCTGCTGGGCTACGCGGGTGACGGGTTCAGCGCCCCACGCACTCCCGAACAGAGCGCCGCGGCGCTGCTCGAATCGGCCCGCGGTTACTACCAGCGGGAGCGAAAGCCATACTGGTGGGCGCACTTTCACCGGCTCAGCCATCCGGTCGACGAGTGGGACGCCTCGGGCGTCTTCCTGATCGAGGAGGCCGAGGTGGTCGAAGACTGGCACCTGCCGCCGCGGGCACGCAAACCGCGGCGCCACGTCCGGCTGAAGGGCGTCCTGGAGGGCGGTCAACTCGACGGCCGCCCGCAGATCCTCTACGACCGGCCCGCACCCGCCGGACTGGACGACGAGCACCCTGACCGGCGCGCGTCCTGGAACGCCGAAGTTCTCGACGTCACCGCCGTCGAAGGCGTCCCGGTTGAGGTGCTCATCTGCGAACTGCAGCCCGAATCCGGCCCGCATGACCACCTGCCGATGGCACTGACGCCGGCCAGGCCGATCCGCACCGGCAAGATCGAGGACTCCATCGCGGCGCTGGCGGCCGAGGCCGCGGAGACGCTCTCGGCGGACCCGCCCGCACTCCCCCGCTGCGCCGTCGTCGACCTGCTGTGCCGGCGGCCACCAACCACCCTGAGCGGGGCGGCTCAACTGCCGCGCCTCGACAGCGACGTCGACTCCATCACGGCCGCGGTCCTCGACCTCGACCGGTCCTACCTCGCTGTGCACGGACCGCCCGGCACCGGCAAGACGTTCACGGCCGCGCGGGTGATCGCCACGCTGGTCAACACGCACCGCTGGAAGATCGGTGTCGTCGCACAGTCGCACGCCGTGGTGGCCCACCTGCTCGACGAGGTGGTCGCGGCCGGGGTCGATGCGAGCCAGGTCGCCAAGAAGGCCGGTCGCGACGGTCTCAATGGACGCTTCACCACCATCTCCGACTCCGGCTACGCCGACTTCCTGGACACCGACATCGGCTGCGTGTTGGGCGGCACCGCATGGGATTTCGCGAACGACAGCCGCGTGCCCACCGGTGCGCTGGACCTGCTGGCCATCGACGAGGCCGGCCAGTTCTCCCTGGGCAACACCATCGCGGTGGCCCGGGCCACCCGCAGCCTTCTGCTTCTCGGCGACCCGCAGCAGTTGGGTCAGGTCTCGACCGGCAGCCATCCCGAACCGGTCGACGAGTCCGCGCTCGGTTGGCTGATGACCGGGCACGACGTGCTGCCCGCCGAATTCGGATACTTCCTGGCACGGTCGCACCGGATGCATCCCGCGGTGTGCCGGGCGGTCTCGGCGCTGTCCTACGAGAATCGCCTGCTGCCGCATCCCAGCGCGGAACGCCGCGGCATCGAGGGCCGCGCCCCGGGTGTGCACACGCTGGTCGTCGAACACCACGGCAACACCACGTCCAGCGTCGAGGAGGCCGCGGCGATCACCGCCGCCATCACCGATCTGCTCGGTGCACCGTGGACCACCGAGACCGGCACCCGGCCACTGGGGGCCACCGACGTCCTGGTCGTCGCGCCGTACAACGCCCAGGTGCTGACGCTGCAGGCCCATCTCGCGGCCGCGGGCCTGGACGAGGTGCTCGTGGGCACCGTCGACAAACTCCAGGGTCGGCAGGCTCCCGCGGTGTTCGTCTCGATGACGGCCTCGGCTCTGGACGATGTGCCCCGCGGAATGCCGTTCCTGCTCAACAGGAATCGGCTCAACGTGGCGATCAGCCGGGCGCAGTGCCTGACGGTGATCGTGCGTTCGCCTGCCCTGACTGACCACCTCCCGACCACCCCGGACGGTCTGGTCGACCTCGGCGCGTTCCTGGCCGTGTCACCCGGGTAG
- a CDS encoding PadR family transcriptional regulator: protein MSYLLTPLGVSVLALLRERPMHGYEMFQTLTTRRDARIVKVRPGSLYHVVARLAEENLIRSTVTGRDGNRPERTIFEITQSGIDALTSGVRDLVATPVNEFPRFVAGLAELDNLDRDSAVAAVRSRVAALEAELADMVTGRESGATPAMYLTVLDYLTATTRTKLDWLRDFADTLESGGVGWRDAASRADEVVL from the coding sequence GTGAGTTATCTGCTCACTCCGTTGGGTGTGTCGGTGCTGGCCCTGCTGCGTGAACGACCCATGCACGGGTATGAGATGTTCCAGACGCTGACGACGCGGCGTGACGCCCGCATCGTCAAGGTGCGTCCCGGATCGCTGTATCACGTGGTGGCCCGCCTGGCCGAGGAGAACCTGATCCGGTCCACGGTCACCGGTCGGGACGGGAATCGCCCGGAACGCACGATCTTCGAGATCACCCAGTCCGGCATCGACGCGCTGACCTCCGGTGTGCGAGATCTGGTGGCCACGCCGGTCAACGAGTTTCCGCGGTTCGTCGCGGGCCTGGCCGAACTAGACAACCTGGATCGCGACTCCGCGGTGGCGGCCGTGCGCAGTCGGGTGGCCGCACTCGAGGCCGAACTCGCGGACATGGTCACGGGGCGCGAGTCCGGTGCGACACCTGCGATGTACCTGACAGTGCTGGACTATCTGACCGCGACCACCCGGACCAAGCTTGACTGGTTGCGCGACTTCGCCGACACCCTGGAGTCGGGCGGGGTCGGTTGGCGCGACGCCGCCAGTCGCGCGGACGAGGTGGTGCTGTGA